In a genomic window of Bacillota bacterium:
- a CDS encoding TldD/PmbA family protein yields the protein MPANLEELLSKAQKVGDAAEVFWRRAAGTPVTYENNKLKEIQTNATFGVALRLIKDGRIGFSTTTKEGDWDTLVDNALSASTYGAPASFEFAPRATPNKVEIDDEKVASLPVEDLVDTGRQIIEAVTTYDPQVLTTVGLTRSVHESGVLTTSGFSGRYRRTEYEVFVLGHLVEGENMLDVYDGDGSTDLSVDVPRLYQKVIEDLRLGRVNIPIKTGRYPAILTPNAAGDLLRPFISCLDGKAVERGISPWRDKLGQALFSPAFTLHDDPTLARSPASAWFDDEGVPTRKTTLIDRGQLASFYLDLRTAKALGRESTGNGWRHGLESAPAPATSQLVLPPGQASLASMIKGIRDGILIDQLMGAWAGNLLAGEVNGNVVLGFKIENGRITGRIKDCMFSANAFEAMHSQLSGLSRETKRTFDGTLPWILLDGVNISAKG from the coding sequence ATGCCGGCCAACCTCGAGGAGCTCCTGAGCAAGGCGCAGAAGGTGGGCGACGCAGCCGAGGTCTTCTGGCGGCGGGCCGCCGGGACCCCGGTGACTTACGAGAACAACAAACTCAAGGAGATCCAGACCAACGCCACCTTCGGCGTGGCCCTCCGCCTCATCAAGGACGGACGGATCGGCTTCTCGACGACCACCAAGGAGGGCGACTGGGACACCCTCGTCGACAATGCCCTGTCCGCCAGCACCTACGGGGCTCCGGCTTCCTTCGAATTCGCCCCCCGGGCCACCCCGAACAAGGTCGAGATCGATGACGAGAAGGTCGCCTCCCTGCCGGTCGAAGACCTGGTGGACACCGGCCGACAGATCATCGAGGCGGTCACGACCTATGACCCCCAGGTCCTGACGACGGTCGGCCTGACCCGGTCGGTCCACGAGTCCGGAGTGCTCACCACGAGCGGCTTCTCCGGCCGCTATCGCCGGACCGAGTACGAGGTCTTCGTCCTCGGCCACCTGGTCGAGGGGGAGAACATGCTTGACGTCTATGACGGGGATGGATCGACCGACCTCTCCGTCGACGTCCCGCGCCTGTATCAGAAGGTTATCGAGGACCTGCGCCTGGGGCGGGTCAACATCCCCATCAAGACCGGACGCTATCCGGCCATCCTGACTCCGAACGCGGCCGGCGACCTCCTCCGTCCTTTCATCTCCTGCCTCGACGGAAAGGCCGTCGAGCGAGGTATCTCTCCGTGGCGGGACAAGCTCGGCCAGGCCCTCTTCAGCCCGGCCTTCACCCTCCACGATGACCCAACCCTGGCCCGCTCGCCCGCCTCCGCCTGGTTCGATGACGAGGGCGTCCCGACCCGGAAGACGACCCTCATCGACCGTGGCCAGTTGGCCTCCTTCTACCTGGACCTACGGACGGCCAAGGCGCTCGGACGGGAGTCAACCGGCAACGGCTGGCGTCACGGGCTCGAGTCGGCCCCCGCCCCGGCCACCTCTCAACTGGTCCTTCCCCCCGGCCAGGCCAGCCTGGCTTCGATGATCAAGGGGATCCGCGACGGGATTCTCATCGACCAGCTGATGGGCGCCTGGGCCGGCAACCTCCTGGCCGGCGAGGTCAACGGCAATGTCGTGCTCGGCTTCAAGATCGAGAACGGCAGGATCACCGGCCGGATCAAGGACTGCATGTTCTCGGCCAACGCTTTTGAGGCCATGCACAGCCAGCTTTCCGGCCTCTCCCGGGAAACCAAGCGGACCTTCGACGGAACGCTGCCCTGGATTCTCCTGGACGGGGTGAACATCAGCGCCAAGGGGTGA
- a CDS encoding AAA-associated domain-containing protein, whose translation MELILLPDVSLSEVMGFCELLEDAGGQEDVYRISESLNLELDDILPVIEAGELLGLIQAGRGDVVLTGLGRSFLHADVNRRKTMLAGQLAPLGVFRTVLATLRQRRHNHAPKRLFFDLFAEHLPDEEAERLLKTVIDWGRYAELIGFSPETEEIYLDKG comes from the coding sequence TTGGAACTCATCTTGCTGCCCGACGTCAGCCTGTCCGAGGTCATGGGCTTCTGCGAACTGCTCGAGGACGCCGGCGGCCAGGAGGACGTCTACCGGATCTCCGAGTCGCTGAACCTCGAGCTCGACGACATCCTCCCGGTCATCGAGGCGGGCGAGCTCCTGGGTTTGATCCAGGCCGGGCGCGGGGACGTCGTCCTGACCGGGCTGGGCCGCTCGTTCCTGCACGCCGATGTCAACCGCCGCAAAACGATGCTGGCCGGGCAGTTGGCGCCGCTCGGGGTGTTCCGGACCGTCCTCGCGACCCTTCGCCAACGGCGCCACAATCACGCCCCGAAACGCCTGTTCTTTGACCTCTTCGCCGAGCATCTCCCGGATGAGGAGGCCGAACGCCTCCTGAAGACGGTTATCGACTGGGGGCGCTACGCCGAGCTCATCGGCTTCAGCCCGGAGACCGAAGAGATCTATCTCGATAAGGGGTGA
- a CDS encoding 4Fe-4S dicluster domain-containing protein, producing the protein MGEDLCTTPAAKTTRDSFNPPPEPSLWLKDPALCGDAECARPCLTVCPAGVFEWRGGPASADEVRSKALAQMGRLITIHYQRCLECGACLYLCPRGNIHFNYPAGGYGVYYIRS; encoded by the coding sequence ATGGGCGAAGACCTCTGCACGACCCCGGCGGCCAAGACCACCCGGGACTCGTTCAACCCTCCGCCCGAGCCCAGCCTCTGGCTGAAGGATCCGGCCCTCTGCGGCGACGCCGAGTGCGCCCGTCCCTGCCTCACCGTTTGCCCGGCGGGGGTCTTCGAGTGGCGCGGCGGGCCGGCAAGCGCCGACGAGGTGCGTTCGAAGGCCCTGGCCCAGATGGGACGGCTGATCACCATCCACTACCAGCGTTGCCTGGAGTGCGGGGCCTGCCTGTACCTGTGCCCTCGCGGCAACATCCACTTCAACTACCCGGCCGGCGGCTACGGGGTCTATTACATAAGAAGTTGA
- a CDS encoding UDP-N-acetylmuramoyl-L-alanyl-D-glutamate--2,6-diaminopimelate ligase translates to MRLGQLCQALDRDDWRVFGDTDIEVSGITNDSRRVAPGDLFVCIHGYKKDGHSYIGEAISRGARAVAVQRPAPGSPEEMALRLAFELGEEKQFPDGTAIPRLEVYDSRDALARMATAFFGHPTDRLRVVGVTGTNGKTTTTFLIESLYRAAGMNTGLIGTIHNHIDGQVIPAQRTTPDSIDLQHLLREMVDSGVTHVAMEVSSHALELARVVGCEFDIAVFTNVTRDHFDFHGNFDRYLAAKTKLFEDLGVKARKLGPQTAVLNVDDPSSGRLAGVTRAQIVTFGLDRPADVTARHIRPRLFGSSYVICTPIGGIAVDSHLPGRYNLYNCLAMAAVGLVDGIDLETIKRGIETLTCVPGRFEIIDCGQPFTVIVDFAHNPDALEKVLQAAREQPHGRTIVVFGCEGDKDRTKRPYMGDVAARLADYAIITLDNVYSEDPEQIVREIERGIDSGLEDKYTVIIDRYEAIREALRQAGSGDMVVIAGKGNETKQVFHGWERPFDDRLVVRNLLRVMNGEWVK, encoded by the coding sequence ATGAGACTGGGACAGCTTTGCCAAGCCTTGGACCGCGATGATTGGCGGGTATTCGGCGACACGGACATCGAGGTCAGCGGCATCACCAACGACTCCCGTCGGGTGGCCCCCGGAGACCTCTTCGTCTGCATCCACGGCTACAAGAAGGATGGGCACTCCTACATCGGGGAGGCCATCAGCCGCGGGGCGAGAGCCGTCGCCGTCCAGCGGCCGGCGCCGGGGTCCCCCGAGGAGATGGCCCTTCGGCTGGCCTTTGAGCTCGGGGAAGAAAAGCAATTTCCGGACGGGACGGCCATCCCTCGGCTCGAGGTCTACGACTCCCGGGACGCCCTGGCCCGGATGGCCACCGCCTTCTTCGGTCACCCCACCGACCGGCTCAGGGTGGTCGGGGTGACCGGCACCAACGGCAAGACGACCACGACCTTCCTGATCGAGTCGCTCTACCGGGCGGCCGGGATGAACACCGGCCTCATCGGAACAATCCATAATCATATCGATGGGCAAGTCATCCCGGCCCAGCGGACCACCCCGGACTCGATCGACCTTCAACACCTGCTGCGCGAGATGGTCGACAGCGGGGTCACCCACGTGGCCATGGAGGTATCATCCCACGCCCTTGAGCTTGCCCGGGTGGTCGGATGCGAGTTTGACATCGCCGTCTTCACTAATGTCACCCGTGATCACTTCGATTTCCACGGCAACTTCGATCGGTACCTGGCGGCCAAGACCAAGCTTTTCGAGGATCTCGGAGTCAAGGCCCGCAAACTCGGACCGCAGACGGCCGTCCTCAACGTCGACGACCCCTCGTCGGGTCGCCTGGCCGGGGTCACTCGGGCCCAGATCGTGACCTTCGGCCTCGACCGTCCGGCCGACGTCACCGCCAGGCACATCCGGCCCCGGCTGTTCGGCAGTTCCTACGTGATCTGCACGCCCATCGGCGGGATCGCCGTCGACTCGCACCTTCCAGGCCGTTATAACCTCTACAACTGCTTGGCCATGGCCGCCGTCGGCCTGGTCGACGGGATCGACCTGGAGACGATCAAGCGGGGCATCGAGACCCTGACCTGCGTCCCCGGCCGCTTTGAGATCATTGATTGCGGCCAGCCCTTCACGGTCATCGTCGACTTCGCCCACAACCCCGATGCCCTCGAGAAGGTCCTGCAGGCGGCAAGGGAACAACCGCACGGGCGGACCATCGTCGTCTTCGGCTGCGAGGGCGACAAGGACCGGACCAAGCGCCCCTATATGGGCGACGTCGCCGCCCGGCTGGCGGACTATGCCATCATCACCCTCGACAACGTCTATTCTGAGGACCCGGAGCAGATCGTCCGGGAGATCGAACGAGGCATCGACTCCGGGTTGGAGGACAAGTACACGGTGATCATCGACCGCTATGAGGCCATCCGGGAGGCCCTCCGGCAGGCCGGTTCGGGTGACATGGTCGTCATCGCCGGCAAGGGCAACGAGACCAAGCAGGTCTTTCACGGCTGGGAACGACCCTTCGACGACCGCCTGGTGGTTCGCAACCTGCTTCGGGTGATGAATGGCGAGTGGGTCAAGTGA
- a CDS encoding TldD/PmbA family protein gives MKSFLTGAVRHQDADYLEVRFEESHVTKVQFRGPTLDNVGQSVVYGGNIRALVDGGWGFVSFNRVEDLESKVTMAIRQAGLIGRARGERSHLAPAPVIEDRVELKPGADPRKVSLEKKMAVLGDYNRAVLDFGPPVKSSSVIYQDKYSQIYFASSEGTYIEQEKSDTGGSVTAMAVDGDLTQVSSVGFGGSSGFDVVLGLEGRIHRAATTAVALLKAQSIKGGEYTVITDPILTGIFAHEAFGHLSEGDNVYEDKNLQRVMALGKRFGGEFLNIYDTGLDEGARGYLKYDDEGIPTEKTYLIKEGVLVGRLHSRETAGKLGERPTGNARAIDYRFPPICRMRNTCIERGESTFEDMLRGIKLGVYAVRAYGGQTNGEMFTFSAGEAYMIRDGRLGELVRDVTLTGNVFTTLGHIDLVGSDFEAHESGGGCGKGAQAPLPTSEWSPHMRIQKVVIGGRD, from the coding sequence TTGAAGTCATTTCTGACCGGGGCCGTCCGCCACCAGGACGCCGACTACCTCGAAGTCCGCTTCGAGGAGAGTCACGTCACGAAGGTCCAGTTCCGCGGCCCCACCCTGGACAACGTCGGCCAGTCCGTGGTCTACGGTGGTAACATCCGGGCCCTCGTGGACGGTGGCTGGGGCTTCGTCTCCTTCAACCGGGTCGAGGACCTCGAGTCCAAGGTGACCATGGCCATCCGCCAGGCCGGCCTGATCGGCCGAGCCCGTGGGGAGCGTAGCCACCTGGCCCCGGCCCCGGTCATCGAGGATCGGGTCGAGCTGAAGCCGGGAGCCGACCCGCGGAAGGTCTCCCTGGAGAAGAAGATGGCCGTCCTCGGCGATTACAACCGGGCCGTCCTGGATTTCGGCCCGCCGGTCAAGAGCTCGTCCGTCATCTACCAGGACAAGTACAGTCAAATCTACTTCGCCAGCTCCGAGGGGACTTATATCGAACAAGAGAAGAGCGACACTGGCGGTAGTGTTACGGCGATGGCCGTGGACGGAGACTTGACCCAGGTTTCCAGCGTCGGCTTCGGCGGCTCAAGTGGTTTCGACGTGGTCCTCGGCCTGGAGGGGAGGATCCATCGGGCGGCAACCACCGCGGTGGCCCTCCTCAAGGCCCAATCGATCAAGGGCGGCGAGTACACGGTGATCACCGATCCCATCCTCACCGGGATCTTCGCCCATGAAGCCTTCGGACACCTCTCCGAAGGTGACAACGTCTACGAAGACAAGAACCTTCAACGGGTGATGGCCCTGGGCAAGCGGTTCGGCGGGGAGTTCCTGAACATCTACGACACCGGCCTCGACGAAGGAGCCCGCGGCTACTTGAAGTACGACGACGAAGGGATCCCGACCGAAAAGACCTACCTGATCAAGGAGGGCGTCCTGGTCGGCCGCCTACACTCCCGGGAGACAGCCGGCAAGCTGGGCGAGCGGCCGACCGGAAACGCTCGGGCCATCGACTACCGCTTCCCCCCCATCTGCCGGATGCGGAACACCTGCATCGAACGGGGTGAGTCGACCTTCGAAGACATGCTCAGAGGGATCAAGCTCGGCGTCTACGCGGTCAGGGCCTACGGCGGGCAGACCAACGGTGAGATGTTCACCTTCTCGGCCGGCGAGGCCTACATGATCCGGGACGGCCGCCTGGGCGAACTGGTCCGCGACGTCACCCTGACCGGCAACGTCTTTACCACCCTGGGCCACATTGACCTGGTCGGCTCGGACTTCGAAGCTCACGAGTCCGGCGGCGGTTGCGGCAAGGGGGCCCAGGCCCCCCTCCCGACCAGCGAGTGGTCGCCGCACATGCGGATTCAGAAGGTCGTCATCGGGGGGAGGGATTGA